A genomic region of Pseudomonas migulae contains the following coding sequences:
- a CDS encoding phospholipase: MSGLHTQMPEKSKQVIAGLDELFSENGITITGNDHLVLRLDAHGTDAHQPSTPASGNALRGKPQLRFEGGEHTAIGDNTLLRFVKDAPAIVASQVELHLPNGLALTYGQVVALGGDFYGIPDKPISEGATAADRIQRFTEAFNSLAVLPASNAEAKLILGVMQKEIVAVKQAIKDGKQPHEAYDALGDTLSEEWNRITGGGSFVSALYPLGRYLKLAANNADHFAEWALLAYIAGHTAALQQAVIAHNTGDDKALELAYAMNAFADHYLTDLFSAGHLRVPRKQLAAVVTPSDLGSLITRFMHDEDSKFGLNVRNGDGAQWHAYGDKRYFDAIDSANRLQVNQAVQVSADEIFAAYLSGIAPSPGSFAALKKLPDLQAVLSPTGNFSPLFKVEGTKVLRRKDVNNLNDTATVDDWWGWSTYLLLKDYNPTGNVA, from the coding sequence ATGTCAGGTCTACACACACAAATGCCGGAAAAATCCAAGCAGGTCATCGCTGGACTGGATGAGCTGTTTTCCGAAAACGGCATCACCATTACGGGTAATGACCATCTGGTCCTGCGCCTCGACGCCCATGGCACCGACGCCCATCAACCGTCCACCCCTGCTTCCGGCAACGCCTTGAGAGGCAAGCCACAACTAAGGTTCGAGGGGGGTGAACACACCGCCATCGGCGACAACACGCTGCTGCGTTTCGTCAAGGACGCCCCTGCGATAGTGGCGTCGCAGGTCGAGCTGCACTTGCCGAACGGGTTGGCGCTGACCTATGGGCAAGTCGTTGCGCTGGGGGGCGATTTCTATGGCATTCCCGATAAACCGATCAGCGAAGGCGCGACCGCGGCCGACCGGATTCAGCGATTTACCGAGGCCTTCAATTCCCTGGCGGTACTGCCGGCGTCCAATGCCGAAGCGAAGCTGATTCTCGGTGTCATGCAGAAGGAAATCGTCGCCGTCAAACAGGCGATCAAGGACGGCAAACAACCCCACGAGGCGTATGACGCCCTGGGTGATACGTTGTCGGAAGAGTGGAACAGGATCACCGGCGGCGGCAGTTTCGTTTCGGCCCTTTATCCATTGGGCCGCTACCTGAAACTGGCCGCCAACAATGCCGATCACTTTGCCGAGTGGGCACTGCTGGCCTATATCGCCGGGCACACCGCCGCGTTGCAACAAGCGGTGATCGCCCACAACACGGGCGACGACAAGGCGCTGGAACTGGCTTACGCGATGAACGCTTTCGCCGATCACTACCTGACCGACCTGTTTTCCGCCGGCCACCTGCGCGTGCCACGCAAACAGTTGGCGGCGGTGGTCACGCCGAGTGATCTGGGCTCATTGATTACCCGCTTCATGCACGACGAAGACAGCAAGTTCGGCCTTAACGTGCGCAACGGCGATGGCGCGCAATGGCACGCGTATGGCGACAAGCGCTACTTCGACGCAATCGACAGCGCCAATCGCCTCCAGGTCAATCAAGCGGTTCAAGTGTCGGCGGATGAGATATTCGCGGCGTACCTCAGCGGCATCGCCCCTTCGCCAGGCAGCTTCGCAGCGTTGAAAAAACTGCCTGATCTGCAAGCGGTGTTGAGCCCGACGGGCAATTTCTCGCCGTTGTTCAAGGTCGAGGGCACCAAGGTGCTGCGGCGCAAGGACGTCAACAACCTGAACGATACCGCCACGGTGGATGACTGGTGGGGCTGGAGCACTTACCTGCTGCTCAAGGACTACAACCCGACTGGCAACGTGGCCTGA
- the kdgD gene encoding 5-dehydro-4-deoxyglucarate dehydratase → MNPQELKSILSSGLLSFPVTDFNAQGDFNRAGYIKRLEWLAPYGASALFAAGGTGEFFSLAASEYSEIIKTAVDTCETSVPILAGVGGSTRQAIEYAQEAERLGAKGLLLLPHYLTEASQDGVAAHVEAVCKSVKIGVVVYNRNVCRLTAPLLERLAERCPNLIGYKDGLGDIELMVSIRRRLGDRFSYLGGLPTAEVYAAAYKALGVPVYSSAVFNFIPKTAMDFYHAIAREDHATVGKIIDDFFLPYLDIRNRKSGYAVSIVKAGAKIAGYDAGPVRAPLTDLTGEEYEMLAALIDKQGAQ, encoded by the coding sequence ATGAATCCACAAGAACTGAAGTCCATCCTCTCTTCCGGTCTGCTGTCTTTCCCGGTTACCGATTTCAATGCTCAGGGCGACTTCAATCGCGCGGGTTACATCAAGCGTCTCGAATGGCTGGCCCCATACGGCGCCTCGGCTCTGTTCGCCGCGGGCGGCACCGGTGAGTTTTTCTCTCTGGCGGCCAGCGAATATTCGGAAATCATCAAGACGGCCGTCGACACTTGCGAAACCAGCGTGCCGATTCTCGCCGGTGTGGGTGGTTCGACCCGTCAAGCAATCGAGTACGCACAGGAAGCCGAGCGTCTGGGCGCCAAAGGTCTGTTGCTGCTGCCGCACTACCTGACCGAAGCCAGCCAGGACGGCGTTGCCGCCCACGTTGAAGCCGTGTGCAAATCGGTAAAAATCGGCGTGGTGGTTTACAACCGTAATGTGTGCCGCCTGACCGCTCCGTTGCTGGAACGTCTGGCCGAGCGCTGCCCGAACCTGATCGGCTACAAGGATGGCCTGGGCGATATCGAACTGATGGTGTCGATCCGTCGCCGCCTCGGCGATCGCTTCAGCTACCTGGGCGGTTTGCCGACCGCCGAAGTCTACGCCGCTGCCTACAAGGCGCTGGGCGTGCCGGTCTACTCCTCGGCGGTGTTCAACTTCATCCCGAAAACCGCGATGGATTTCTACCACGCCATCGCTCGCGAAGATCACGCCACTGTCGGCAAGATCATCGACGACTTCTTCCTGCCGTACCTGGACATCCGTAACCGCAAATCCGGTTACGCGGTGAGCATCGTCAAGGCCGGTGCGAAGATCGCTGGCTACGACGCCGGCCCTGTGCGTGCGCCGCTGACCGACCTGACCGGCGAAGAGTACGAAATGCTCGCCGCGCTGATCGACAAGCAAGGTGCGCAGTAA
- a CDS encoding FadR/GntR family transcriptional regulator has translation MENPIDVPRLPRKRRSLAQELVTVLSEQIRDGQLKRGDKLPTESAIMDAHGVSRTVVREAISRLQAAGQVETRHGIGTFVLDTPSPSGFRIDPATVVTLRDVLAILELRISLEVESAGLAAQRRSPEQLALMRAALDALNESAAHASDAVASDFQFHLQIALSTGNRYFTDIMTHLGTSIIPRTRLNSARLAHDDQQHYMSRLSREHEEIYDAIARQDSDAARAAMRLHLTNSRERLRHAHEEAEAQRG, from the coding sequence ATGGAAAACCCGATCGACGTACCACGCCTCCCTCGCAAGCGCCGTAGCCTCGCACAGGAACTGGTGACGGTGCTGTCCGAGCAGATCCGCGACGGTCAACTCAAGCGCGGCGACAAGTTGCCCACCGAGTCGGCGATCATGGATGCCCATGGCGTCAGTCGCACCGTGGTGCGCGAAGCGATTTCCCGTTTGCAGGCGGCCGGGCAGGTGGAAACCCGCCACGGCATCGGCACCTTCGTGCTCGATACGCCGAGCCCGAGCGGTTTTCGTATCGACCCGGCCACCGTGGTGACGCTGCGTGATGTGCTGGCGATTCTGGAACTGCGCATCAGCCTCGAAGTGGAATCCGCCGGCCTCGCCGCACAACGCCGCAGCCCTGAACAGTTGGCGCTGATGCGCGCCGCGCTGGACGCCTTGAACGAAAGCGCGGCCCACGCCAGTGATGCCGTGGCCTCGGACTTTCAGTTCCACCTGCAAATCGCGCTGTCGACCGGCAACCGCTATTTCACCGACATCATGACCCACCTCGGCACCAGCATCATTCCGCGCACTCGACTCAACTCGGCGCGCCTGGCCCATGATGATCAGCAGCACTACATGAGCCGTCTGAGCCGTGAGCACGAAGAGATCTACGATGCGATTGCCCGTCAGGATTCCGATGCCGCGCGGGCGGCGATGCGCTTGCATTTGACCAACAGCCGCGAGCGGTTGCGTCATGCCCATGAAGAGGCTGAGGCGCAGCGGGGCTAG